The Amycolatopsis coloradensis sequence GCCACCGAAGTACGCGTCGGTCTCGCTCAGCAGTGCCGGGTCCTCCAGTGCCTTGACCTGGCTGGGGAAGGTGCCTTTCGCCTTGAACGCCTTGATCTGCTGTTCGGGCGCGGTCAGCCAGGCGGCGAGTTCGGCCGCCTCCTTCGGGTGCTTCGACTGTGTGGGCACGGTCAGGTACGAGCCACCCCAGTTCCCGCCGCCACCGGGGAAGGCCGCGGTGACCGCCCATTTGCCGGCGTTCTCGGGACCGGAGTGCTCCTCGATCACGCCGAGCATCCACGCGGGGCACACCTTCGTGGCGAAGGCGCCCTGCTTGAATCCGGAGTTCCACTCGTTGCTGAACGCGGTCAGCTTGGCCGACTGTCCTTTCGCGACGGCGTCGGTCACCTTGGTCCAGGCGTCCTTGATGCCCTGGTTCGATTCCAGCGTCGGCTTGTCGTCGTTGCCGATGTAGCCGGTGGGGAGCTGGTTGACCATGGCGTTGAAGTTCTGCGCGGCCGAGTCGAACCACGCCTTACCGCCGGTCTTGGTGACGTACTGGTCGCCGGCGGCGAAGTAGCTGTCCCAGGTCGCGAACAACGGCTTGACCGCTTCGGGATCGGACGGCATGCCCGCTGCTTCGAGCATGTCCTTGCGGTAGCACATGGCCAGCGGGCCGATGTCCGTTCCGTAGCCGATGACCTTGCCGTCCTTGGTCTTCGCCGCGTCGTACTTCCAGCCGAGCCAGCGGTCGGGGGACGCCTCCGCCGGGCCGATCTTGGGCAGGTCGTTGAACTTCGAGCCCTTGTCGAGGACGTTCGACAGATGCCCTTCCTCGACGGCGGTGACGTCGGCGAGGCCGGAACCCGCGGCCAGTTTCGTGATCAGATCCTGGTGGTACGGCCCGCCCTGGCCGGTCTTGCGGTGGGTGATCTTGATGTTCGGGTGCAGTCGTTCGTATTCGGGGATGAGCTCCTCGTAGCCGAACTCGGTGAACGTCGCCAGTGACAGCTCGACCTTCGCGTTCGGGTCCGACGCGGCGGGCGCGCCGCCGTCGTCACCGCCGCACGCCGCCAGTCCGAACGTCGTCATCGTGATACCCAGTGCCAGCACCAGGCCGTTCCGGATGCTTCTCACGTCAATGTCCCTTGCAGGTGGGTGGGAAGAAAATGGGAGCGCTCCCAGGATGCGCAGAGTCTGTCGCCAAGGTATGGCCGTGTCAAGGGCTTGTAATGAGAGTGTTTCCATCAGGGGAGCGCTCTCAGTGTCGTCACGCGCCGAGCACTAAGCTGTCGGTGTCCGGATGGAGCTGACGAGTGAAGGTGGCGCGGGTGGGGCCTCGACCAGGGGAAGACGGCAGGCCGACACTGGAAGACGTCGCCGTGTCCGCCGGTGTCAGCCGGTCGACGGCGTCCCGTGCGCTGAACGACGACGGCTACGTGAGCGCGCGCTCCCGCGAGAAGGTCCAGGCCGCGGCCAGGGAACTCGGCTATTCCCCGAACCAGGCGGCCAGATCGCTGGTGACCAAGCGGACCGGCGCGGTCGCGGTCGTGCTTTCGGAGCCGGAGGCGCGGCTGCTCGACGACCCGTACCGCACCGCGGTCATGCGCGCGGGCTATCGCGAACTCGCCGACGTCGGCTGCCAGATGGTCTTGATCTTCAGTGACACCCGCGAGGATCTCGACCGCACCGTCAGGTTTCTCGACGGCGGGCACGTCGACGGCGTACTGGTCTTCGCGCCGCACCGGACCGATCCGCTGCCCAAGGCGTTGCGGCAGTTGAGGATCCCGGTGGTGTACGGCGGGCAGGCGGCCGGGTTGAAACGCGGTGTCCACGTCGTCGACTTCGACAACGAGGGTGGCGCGAAGCTCGCGGTCGCGCATCTGGTCGAAGCCGGCCACCGCCGGATCGCCACGATCGCGGGCCCGCAGGACCAGAGCGCGGCGATCGACCGGCTCTCCGGCTGGCGCAAGACCCTCCTCGACGCCGGGCTCGACCCGGCGGACCTGATGGAGGAAGGCGACTTCACCCTGACCGGCGGCGCGAAGGCGATGGCGAACTTGCTCGCGCGGCGCCCCGACCTCGACGCCGTCTTCGTGGCCAGCGACATGATGGCCCTCGGTGCGCTCCGCACCCTGCACTCCGCCGGACGGCGGATCCCGTCGGATGTCGCCGTCGTCAGCTTCGACGACAACGCGACCCTCGCACCGGAGATGGACCCACCGCTGACCTCGGTCCACCAGGACCCGCGGGAGCAGGTGCGCGTGATGGTCGAGACCCTGCTCGCGGTGATGGACGACCGGGATCTCAAGCCCCGCCAGCGGATCTTGCCGGTCTCGCTCACGCATCGCGCCTCCAGCTGATCCCGGGTTCCGTGACCCGACTGTGACTCGGGGAGCGCTTGACCCGGCTCGTGTTATCGCTAACACTTGCGGCACTCGTCACACGGTACCGGGATTGGGAGACAGGCGATGGCGCGCGAAACCACCGAGAGCAAGCAGGCCAGTCTCACCGACGTGGCCGCGCTCGCGGGTGTTTCGCATATGACGGTCTCGCGGGTCATCAACGGCACCGGGCCGGTCCGCGCCGAGACACGGGTCCGCGTCAACGCGGCGATCGAGCAATTGGACTATCGGCCGAACTCGGTCGCCCGCGCGCTGGTCACCGGCCGCTCGGGCACGCTCGGCGTGGTCGCACTGGAGGCCAACCTCTACGGTCCGGCCAGTACCTTGAGCGGCATCGAGCACGCCGCCCGCGAAGCCGGGTACGCGACGACCATAACCAGCATCAGCCGCCCGGGCCGGTCGTCCATCACCGACGCGGTGGAGCGCCTGCGGCGCCAGGCCGTCGAGGGCATCGTCGTGATCGCGCCGCACGTCACGGCCGCCCGCGCCTTGGAGGCGGCGCCCTCCGATGTTCCGCTGGTCGCGGTCGGCGGCGGCGAGAAAGCACCGGTCCCGGTGATCTCGGTCGACCAGTACGACGGGGCGCGCCGTGCCACCGAGCACCTTCTCGGCCTCGGGCACGCTACCGTCTGGCACGTGGCCGGACCCGAAGACTGGCTGGAGGCGCTCGACCGCGAACGCGGCTGGCGCGAGACCCTGCAGCGGCACGGCGCACGGATCCCGCCCGTCATCCGCGGCGACTGGAGCGCGCGTTCCGGGTACGCGGCGGGGCGATCCCTCGTCGGCGAACAGGGACTCGACGCCGTGTTCGTGGCGAACGACCAGATGGCCCTTGGTTTTCTCCGTGCCTGCACCGAAGCCGGGGTGAACGTGCCGGGGGAGATGCGGATCGTCGGCTTCGACGACGTTCCCGAGGCGGCCTACTACACACCGCCGCTGACGACGGTGCGCCAGGACTTCGTCGAAGTCGGCAGGCGCACGTTCGACCTGCTCCGCCGCCGGATGAACGGTGGTGAGAACCGAGACCGCGACCTGGTGGTCCCCGAACTGATCGTGCGGGAGAGCACCGGTCTTTCGTAGCACCCTGAGCCGTCTTCAAGGCTCGGGGCGCGAGTGTTAACGCTAACTCAACTGATCAGTGCGGATCTAGGAGTCGATGTGGCAAGAAAACCGTGGACGGCGATCGTGGCCGGAGTGGCCGGGCTGCTCCTGCTCTCCGCGTGCGGCGGTGGCGGCGGAGCGGGTGGCGGCGGCGCCCTCACCCTCGGTTTCGCCCAGGTGGGCGCGGAAAGCGGCTGGCGCACGGCGAACACGAAGTCGATCCAGGAGTCCGCGAAGGCGGCCGGGATCGAGCTGAAGTTCTCCGACGCGCAGCAGAAGCAGGAGAACCAGATCGCCGCGATCCGGTCCTACATCCAGCAGAAGGTGAAGGTGATCGCTTTCTCGCCGGTCGTGGAATCCGGCTGGGACACCGTGCTCAAGGAGGCGAAGACGGCAAATATCCCGGTGATCCTGACCGACCGGGCCGTCGACTCGCCGGACAAGTCGCTGTACAAGACCTTCCTCGGTTCGGACTTCGTCGCCGAGGGCAGGAAGGCGGGCGAGTGGCTGGCCGAGGAGTTCGGCTCGGCGGCAGGCGACGTCAGCATCGTGGAACTGCAGGGCACCACCGGTTCCGCGCCGGCGAACGACCGCAAGAAGGGTTTCGCCGACGTCATCGCGCCGAACCCGAAGTTCAAGGTGGTCGCGTCGCAGACCGGTGAGTTCACCCGGGCCAAGGGCAAGGAGGTCATGGAGGCCTTCTTGAAGTCCCAGCCCAAGATCGACGTGTTGTACGCGCACAACGACGACATGGCGCTCGGCGCCATCGAGGCGATCGAGGCGGCCGGGAAGGTACCCGGCAAGGACATCAAGATCGTCTCGGTCGACGGCGTCCGCGACGCCCTGCAGGCACTGGCCGACGGCAAGATCAACCACGTCGTCGAATGCAACCCGCTCCTCGGCCCGCAGCTGATGGACCTGGTGAAGAAGGTCGCCGCCGGTGAGCAGGTGCCCCCGCGCATCGAGACCACCGAGACCGAATTCGACCAGGCGTCCGCGAAGGCCGCCCTGCCGCAACGCCAGTACTGATCCGATGACAGAACCCCTCGCGATGCTGCGGATGAGCCACATCCGGAAGGAATTCCCCGGCGTGGTCGCCCTCGACGACGTCTCCTTCCGGATGTTCCCCGGCGAAGTGCATGCCCTGATGGGTGAGAACGGCGCCGGCAAGTCCACCCTGATCAAAGTGCTCACCGGCGTGTACGGGGTGGACGCGGGCACGATCGAACTCGACGGCTCCCGGGTCGCGTTCAGCGGCCCGGGAGAAGCGCAGCGCTCCGGCGTGAGCACCGTCTACCAGGAAGTGAACCTCTGCCCGAACCTGTCGGTGGCGGAGAACATCTGCCTCGGCAAGGAGCCGCGACGGCGCGGCCGCATCGACTGGCGTGAGACGCGCCGCCGGGCGGCAGCGCTGCTGGCCAGGCTGGACGTCGAGGTGGACGTTTCGGCCGAGCTGAGCAGCTGCTCGATCGCGGTGCAGCAACTGGTCGCGATCGCCAGGGCGCTCGACGTCGACGCGCGGGTCCTCGTGCTCGACGAACCGACGTCCAGTTTGGACGCCGGCGAGGTCGAGCAGCTGCTGAACGTGGTGCGTTCGCTGCGGGATCAGGGGATGGCGATCCTGTTCGTCTCCCATTTCATCGAGCAGGTCTTCGCCGTCGCGGACCGGATGACGGTGCTGCGCAACGGGAAGCTGATCGGCGAATACCGCACCGAGGAGATCACCCCGGTCGACCTGGTCACCAGGATGATCGGCAAGGAACTCGAGGCACTCGAAGACATCGAGGACTCGGGCCACAGCCGGTCCGACCTCGCCGGTGCGCCGGTGTTCCTCGAAGCGGGCGATGTCGGCCGCAAGGGCGGTGTCGCGCCGTTCTCGCTCGACATCCGGGCGGGCGAGGTCGTCGGCCTCGCCGGGCTGCTCGGTTCGGGCCGCACCGAACTGGCGCGGCTGCTGTTCGGCGCCGATCACGCGGACAGCGGTTCCGTGCGGATCGACGGCGAGCCGGTGTCGCTGAAGACGCCGCGGACCGGGCTCGACCACCGGATCGCGTTCTGTTCGGAGAACCGCAAGACCGAAGGACTCGTCGAGGAGCTCACCGTGCGCGAGAACATCGTGCTCGCGTTGCAGGCCTCACGGGGCTGGGCGCGGCCGATCCCGCGGCGGCGGCAGGACGAGATCGCCGAGCGCTACATCGAGATGCTCGACATCCGGCCCGCGAACGCGGAAGCGAAGGTCGGCGACCTCAGCGGCGGCAACCAGCAGAAGGTGCTGCTCGCGAGATGGCTCATCACCGAACCCCGGCTGCTGATCCTCGACGAGCCGACGCGCGGCATCGACATCGGCGCCAAGACGGAGATCCAGCGGCTGGTCGCCCGGCTTTCGAGCGAGGGGATGGCCGTCGTGTTCATCTCCGCCGAACTCGAGGAGGTGCTGCGGTTGAGCCATCGGGTCGTCGTGCTGCGCGACCGCGCGGTGGTCGCCGTACTGGACAACGAATCGCTGACCGCGGACCGCGTCATGGCGACGATGGCCGAAGGAGTCGCACGATGACCAAGCATCGGTTGTTCTGGCCCGTCGTGGCGCTGCTGGCGCTGTTGCTCGGCGACCTCATCGTGCACCCGGCGTTCTTCGCGATCGAATTCCGCGACGGGCATCTCTACGGGAACCTGATCGACATCCTCAAGAACGGTGCCCCGCTGATCCTCATCGCGATCGGCATGACCCTGGTGGTGGCGACGCGGGGGATCGACCTCTCCGTCGGCGCGGTCGTGGCGATCAGCGGCGCGCTGGCGTGTCTCCACATCAGCGGACTCGGTGACCAGAACAGCCTCGGCGGGACGCTCGCCGCGGTCGGGATGGCACTGGGGCTGGCCCTCGCGCTCGGGGTGTGGAACGGCTGGCTCGTGGCGGTATTGGGCATCCAGCCGATCATCGCGACCCTGATCCTGATGGTCGCGGGCCGCGGTATCGCCCAGCTGATCACCGGCGGCCAGATCATCACCGTCAATTCGCATCCCTACGAGTGGATCGGCAGCGGGTTCACCTTCGGCCTACCCAGCGCCATCCTCATCGCGCTGGCGGTGTTCGCCATCGCCGCGGTGCTGGTCCGCCGGTCGGCGCTGGGGCTGCTGGTCGAATCGGTGGGCGGCAACCCGGAGGCGGGCAGGCTCGCCGGGCTCCGGTCGGCCAGGCTGATCTGGCTCACCTACGTCTTCTGCGCGCTCTGCGCCGGCGTCGCCGGGCTGATGATCAGCGCGAACGTGCACAGCGCCGACGGCAACAACGCCGGGCAGTTCATCGAACTCGACGCGATCCTCGCCGTCGTCATCGGCGGGACGCTGCTGACCGGTGGCCGGTTCTCGCTCACCGGCTCGGTGATCGGCGCACTGCTCATCCAGACGTTGACGACCACCGTGTACGCGCTGGGGATCGCGCCGCAGGCGATCATGCTGTTCAAGGCCGTGGTCGTGCTGGCGGTCTGCCTGTTGCAGTCGCCGGTGTTCCGCAAGAAGCTCGCCCGGCGGCGAAAAGCGGCCCCGCCGCCTGCCGCCGTCGTGCCGGAGAAGGTGGAGGCCGGGGTATGACGACACTCGACCGCATCAAGGGCTATCGGCCGCGGCAGCGGCATCTGCCGATCCTGGCGACGATGGCGATGCTCATCGGCGCGTACGTCTACGGCGCGTCGAGCTACACGGCGTTCGGCTCCGGACAGGTCGTGCTCGACCTGTTCATCAACAACGCGTTCCTGCTGGTCGTCGCCGTCGGGATGACGTTCGTGATCCTCACCGGCGGGATCGATCTGTCGGTGGGTTCGGTCGTGGCGTTGTCCACTGTGGTCTCCGCCGACCTGCTGCAGAACCAAGGCTGGTCGGTCATCGCGGTGATCCCCGCGGTCTTGGCGATCGGCGCTGCGCTGGGCTTCGGGATGGGCGTGCTGATCCAGGTCTTCGAGATCCAGCCGTTCATTGCCACCCTCATCGGGATGTTCTTCGCCAGGGGGCTCTGCTACACGATCAGCACCCAGGCGTACTCGATCGACGACCCGACGGTCGCGAGCCTCGCGCAGACGCAGATCCCGCTCGGCGGGGAGTTGCACATCTCGATCGGCGTGGTCGTCGCGCTGGTCGTGGTCGCCGCCGCTGCGTACCTCCTTTACGGCACACGATTCGGCCGGACGGTGTACGCGATCGGCGGGAACCCGAAGTCGGCGCTGCTGATGGGCCTCGACGTCGGCCGCACGCGGATCTCGGTATACACGCTCAGCGGGTTCTGCTCGGCGCTCGGCGGCCTGCTTCTGGTGCTGTACAAGTCTTCCGGCGATCCGCTCAACGGCGTCGGGCTGGAACTGACCGCGATCGCGGCCGTCGTCATCGGTGGCACGTTGCTCACCGGCGGCTCCGGCTACGTTCTCGGGACGGTCCTGGGGATCATGGTGCTGGGCATCATCCAGACCCTGATCACCTTCGACGGCACGCTGAACTCCTGGTGGACCTCGATCATCACCGGCGCGCTGCTGTTCGCCTTCATCGTGCTGCAACGCCTCGTCGGCAGGCGAGCGACGTAGGACGGAACTCGCGTGCGTGAAGCCGTAACTCGCGTGCTTGGAGGCGGAACACGCCGGGGACCAGAAATTGAAGCCGTGCGGGACCGCGGTCGCGGGGAAGTTGTTGCCNCGCGTGCTTGGAGGCGGAACACGCGTGATCCGCCTCCAAGCACGCGAGTTACGGCTCCAAGCACGCATGAACGTGGTTTTCGACCAGAAATGTGAACGCTAACAGTGCGGGAGAAGAAGTGAGTACAGGGGAGTCGCTGGTCGTCGGCGTCGACTTCGGGACGCTGTCCGGCCGGGCCGTCGTGGTCCGCGTCCGCGACGGGGCGGAACTGGGCAGCGCGGTTTCGGAATACCGCCACGGCGTGATCGACCGGATCCTGCCGCAGACCGGGCACGGTCTGCCGCCGGACTGGGCGCTGCAGGTGCCGTCGGACTACGTCGACGTGCTCCGCACCGCCGTGCCGGAAGCCATCCGGGCCGCCGGTGCGGACCCCGCCGACGTGATCGGCATCGGCACCGACTTCACCGCGTGCACGATGGTGCCGACCACGGCCGAGGGCACGCCGCTGTGCGAACTGCCCGAGTTCGGTGGGAACCCGCACGCCTACGTGAAGCTGTGGCGGCACCATTCCGCGCAGCCGCAGGCGGACCGGATCAACGCGCTGGCACGAAAGCGCGGCGAGTCGTGGCTCCCGCGCTACGGCGGGCTGATCTCTTCGGAGTGGGAGTTCGCCAAGGCGCTGGAGGTCTTCGAAGAGGCGCCCGAGGTCTACGACCGGATGCGGCACTGGGTCGAACTCGCCGACTGGATCGTCTGGCAGCTCACCGGGACCTACGTGCGCAACGCGTGCACCGCCGGGTACAAGGGCATTCTCCAGGACGGCCGCTACCCGAGCGCGGAGTTCCTGGAGGAGCTCGCACCCGGCTTCGGGTCCTTCGTGGACGACAAGCTCGTGCATCCGCTGGGCGCCCTCGGCGCCAAGGCCGGGGGCCTGAGCGCTCAGGCGGCGGAATGGACCGGGCTGCCGGAAGGGATCGCGGTCGCCGTCGGCAACGTCGACGCGCATGTCACCGCACCCGCCGTCCAGGCGGTGGAGCCGGGGCAGATGGTCGCGATCATGGGCACCTCGACCTGTCACGTGATGAACGGCGCCGAACTGCGCGAGGTGCCGGGGATGTGCGGCGTCGTCGACGGCGGGATCGTTTCCGGGCAGTGGGGTTACGAGGCCGGGCAGAGCGGGGTCGGCGACATCTTCGCGTGGTTCGTCGAACACGGCGTCCCGGCGTCCTATGTGGACGATGCCAGGGAGGCAGGGATCTCCGTCCACGAACTGCTCACCCGGCTCGCCGCGACGCGGGAGATCGGCGAGCACGGACTGGTCGCGCTCGACTGGCACAGCGGGAACCGGTCGGTGCTGGTCGACCACGAACTGTCCGGCGTCGTTGTCGGGCAGACGCTCGCGACCCGCGCCGAGGACACCTACCGCGCGTTGCTCGAAGCGACCGCGTTCGGCACCAGGACGATCATCGAGACCTTCGACCGCGCCGGGGTGCCGGTCACCGAACTGATCGTCGCCGGCGGCCTGGTCAAGAACCCGCTCCTGATGCAGATCTACGCCGACGTGACGAACCTGCCGCTTTCGGTGGCCGGTTCGGCGCAGAGTCCCGCTCTGGGCTCCGCGATCCACGCCGCCGTCGCGGCCGGAGCGCATCCGGACGTCCCGGCCGCGGCGCTCGCGATGGGCTCGGTCCGCCGAGCGGTCCACCGCCCGATCGCGGAAAACGTGAAGGCCTACGACGACCTCTACGCCGAGTACGCCGCGCTGCACGACTACTTCGGCCGCGGGACCAACGACGTCATGCACCGGCTCGCCGCCCGCCGCCGTGCCGCCAGGAAAGGACAGCACCGATGAGTCTCGCCGTGGAGATCACGGACACCTTCGAAGAACTGCGGGACACCGTCGCGCGGCTGCACAGCGAGCTGACCCGCTACGAACTGGTCATCTGGACCGCGGGCAACGTGTCGGCACGCGTCCCCGGACATGACCTGATGGTGATCAAACCGTCCGGCGTGTCCTACGGCGAACTGACCGCCGACACGATGGTCGTCACCGACCTGTACGGCGAAGTCGTCCACGGTGATCTGGTGCCCTCGTCGGACACGGCCGCGCACGCCTACGTCTACCGGCACATGCCGGAGGTCGGCGGTGTCGTCCACACGCATTCGACCTATGCCACCGCCTGGGCGGCGCGCGGGGAGCCGATCCCGTGCGTGCTCACGATGATCGCGGACGAGTTCGGCGGCGAGATCCCGGTCGGGCCGTTCGCGCTGATCGGCGACGACTCGATCGGCCGGGGCATCGTCGAGACCCTGCGGTCCAGCCGCTCGCCCGCCGTGCTGATGCGCAACCACGGGCCGTTCACCGTCGGCCGCACCGCACGCGACGCGGTCAAGGCCGCGGTGATGGTCGAGGACGTCGCGAAGACCGTCCACATCGCTTCCGCGCTGGGAACCCCGGAAGCACTGTCCGAACAGGACGTGGACCGGCTCTACGCGCGCTACCAGAACGTCTACGGCCAGCAGGGAGAGAAGTGAGCACACAGCGGAAGACCGAGGTCTGGTTCCTCACCGGGAGCCAGGCGCTGTACGGCGAAGAAACCCTCGAACAGGTCGCGGGTCAGTCGTTGCAAATCCAGCGGATGCTGGCCGACACCGGCCGGATCTCGGCCGGGATCGTCGCGAAGCCGGTGCTGACCGAGCCGTCGGCGATCCGGCGCGTGATGCTCGAGGCGAACGCGGACGACGCCTGTGTCGGCGTGATCGCGTGGATGCACACGTTCTCGCCGGCGAAGATGTGGATCACCGGCCTGGACGCGCTGCGGAAACCCTTGCTGCATCTGCACACCCAGCTCAACGAGGCACTGCCGTGGCAGTCCATCGACATGGACTTCATGAACCTGAACCAGGCCGCGCACGGCGACCGCGAGTTCGGCTACATCCAGACCCGGCTCGGGGTGCCGCGCAAGACCATCGCCGGGCACGCGGCGGATCCGTCGGTCGCCGACCGGATCGACGCGTGGGTCCGCGCGGCGGTCGGCCGCCAGACGATCGGCTCGCTCAAGCTCGCGCGGTTCGGTGACAACATGCGCGACGTCGCGGTCACCGACGGGGACAAGGTCGAGGCGGAGCTGAAGTTCGGCGTCTCGGTGAACACCTACGGCGTCAACGAACTCGTCGCCCTGGTCGACGCGGTGCCCGACGCCGAGGTCGACACGCTCGTCGAGGAGTACGCCGACTCGTACGCGTTCGCGCCGGAGCTGACCAAGGCGGGGGAGCGGCACGAATCGCTGCGGTACGCGGCCCGGATCGAGCAAGGGCTTCGCACGTTCCTGACGAGCGGCGGTTTCGGCGCGTTCACCACGAACTTCGAGGATCTCGGCGGCCTGCGGCAGCTCCCGGGGCTCGCAGTACAGCGCCTGATGGCCGACGGATACGGCTTCGGCGGAGAAGGGGACTGGAAGACGTCCGCGCTGCTCACCGCGGTGAAGGCGATGGGCCGCGACTCCGAACGAGGAACGTCGTTCATGGAGGACTACACCTACCACTTCGGGCCCGGTGAACCGAAGATCCTCGGCGCGCACATGCTCGAGGTCTGCCCGAGCATCGCCGCCGCCAAGCCTTCGTGCGAGATCCATCCGCTCGGTATCGGCGGCCGCGAGGATCCCGTCCGGCTGGTGTTCGACGCCGCCGCCGGTGACGCCGTGGTGATCGGGCTCGCCGACCTCGGTGACCGGTTCCGTTTGGTGGCCAACGAAGTCGAGGTCGTCGCGCCGGACGAACCGTTGCCGAATCTGCCGGTCGCGCGTGCGGTGTGGAAGCCGGCGCCGTCGCTGGCGACGTCCGCCGAAGCGTGGATCACCGCGGGCGGACCGCACCACACGGTGCTCACGCAGGCCGTCGGCACCGAATCGATCCGGGATTTCGCCACCATGCTCGACGTCGAGCTGCTGGTGATCGACCAGACCACGACGCCCGCCTCGATCGCCGACCGGATGCGCTGGAACCAGGCCTACTACCGGCTCGCACAAGGATTCTGATCGGTCCCCACCGGAGAGAAGGAACAATGAAGTTCACGAAACTGGCCACACTGGCCGTGGCGGTCGGCCTCGGTGCCGCGCTGACGGCCTGCGGTTCGAGTCAGAAGACCGTCGATCAGCAGGCGGCCGCGGGAGGTGCAGCCGGCGGCCTCGTCGGCGTCACCATGCCGACCAAGTCGTCGGAGCGCTGGATCCACGACGGCGACAACATCAAGGCGGCGCTGGAGAAGCTGGGCTACCAGGTCGACCTCCAGTACGCCGAGGACGACATCCCCACCCAGGTGAACCAGATCGAGAACCAGATCACCAAGGGCGCGAAACTGCTCGTGATCGCCTCGATCGACGGCACCGCGATCACCACCCAGCTGCAGGAGGCCGCGGACAAGAAGATCCCGGTCATCGCCTACGACCGGCTGATCCGCAACACCCCGAACGTCGACTACTACGCGACCTTCGACAACTTCAAGGTCGGCGTGCAGCAGGCGACGTCGCTGCTCACCGGCCTCAAGGTGCTCAAAGAGGACGGGTCTCCCGGCGAGGGCAAGGGCCCGTTCAACATCGAGCTTTTCGCGGGTTCGCCGGACGACAACAACGCGACGTTCTTCTTCAACGGCGCCATGTCCGTGCTGAAACCGTACCTCGACAACGGGACGCTGGTCGTCAAGAGCGGCCAGACCGCGTTCAACGTCGCGGCGATCCTGCGCTGGCAGGCGGCGACCGCGCAGCGGCGGATGGAAGACCTGCTGACCAAGACCTACAGCTCCGGCGACAAGGTGCAGGGCGTGCTCTCGCCGTACGACGGGCTCTCCATCGGCATCCTGTCGGCGCTCAAGAGCAACGGCTACGGAACGCCTGGCCAGCCGTACCCGGTGGTCACCGGCCAGGACGCCGAGGTCGCCT is a genomic window containing:
- the araA gene encoding L-arabinose isomerase — translated: MSTQRKTEVWFLTGSQALYGEETLEQVAGQSLQIQRMLADTGRISAGIVAKPVLTEPSAIRRVMLEANADDACVGVIAWMHTFSPAKMWITGLDALRKPLLHLHTQLNEALPWQSIDMDFMNLNQAAHGDREFGYIQTRLGVPRKTIAGHAADPSVADRIDAWVRAAVGRQTIGSLKLARFGDNMRDVAVTDGDKVEAELKFGVSVNTYGVNELVALVDAVPDAEVDTLVEEYADSYAFAPELTKAGERHESLRYAARIEQGLRTFLTSGGFGAFTTNFEDLGGLRQLPGLAVQRLMADGYGFGGEGDWKTSALLTAVKAMGRDSERGTSFMEDYTYHFGPGEPKILGAHMLEVCPSIAAAKPSCEIHPLGIGGREDPVRLVFDAAAGDAVVIGLADLGDRFRLVANEVEVVAPDEPLPNLPVARAVWKPAPSLATSAEAWITAGGPHHTVLTQAVGTESIRDFATMLDVELLVIDQTTTPASIADRMRWNQAYYRLAQGF
- the chvE gene encoding multiple monosaccharide ABC transporter substrate-binding protein gives rise to the protein MKFTKLATLAVAVGLGAALTACGSSQKTVDQQAAAGGAAGGLVGVTMPTKSSERWIHDGDNIKAALEKLGYQVDLQYAEDDIPTQVNQIENQITKGAKLLVIASIDGTAITTQLQEAADKKIPVIAYDRLIRNTPNVDYYATFDNFKVGVQQATSLLTGLKVLKEDGSPGEGKGPFNIELFAGSPDDNNATFFFNGAMSVLKPYLDNGTLVVKSGQTAFNVAAILRWQAATAQRRMEDLLTKTYSSGDKVQGVLSPYDGLSIGILSALKSNGYGTPGQPYPVVTGQDAEVASVKSIIANEQYSTIFKDTRKLAETTVKMADAVLKGGKAETNNTTDYNNGQKIVPAFLLESVILNKGNYQKELIDSGYYKAEQLR
- a CDS encoding L-ribulose-5-phosphate 4-epimerase; this translates as MSLAVEITDTFEELRDTVARLHSELTRYELVIWTAGNVSARVPGHDLMVIKPSGVSYGELTADTMVVTDLYGEVVHGDLVPSSDTAAHAYVYRHMPEVGGVVHTHSTYATAWAARGEPIPCVLTMIADEFGGEIPVGPFALIGDDSIGRGIVETLRSSRSPAVLMRNHGPFTVGRTARDAVKAAVMVEDVAKTVHIASALGTPEALSEQDVDRLYARYQNVYGQQGEK
- the araB gene encoding ribulokinase, which produces MSTGESLVVGVDFGTLSGRAVVVRVRDGAELGSAVSEYRHGVIDRILPQTGHGLPPDWALQVPSDYVDVLRTAVPEAIRAAGADPADVIGIGTDFTACTMVPTTAEGTPLCELPEFGGNPHAYVKLWRHHSAQPQADRINALARKRGESWLPRYGGLISSEWEFAKALEVFEEAPEVYDRMRHWVELADWIVWQLTGTYVRNACTAGYKGILQDGRYPSAEFLEELAPGFGSFVDDKLVHPLGALGAKAGGLSAQAAEWTGLPEGIAVAVGNVDAHVTAPAVQAVEPGQMVAIMGTSTCHVMNGAELREVPGMCGVVDGGIVSGQWGYEAGQSGVGDIFAWFVEHGVPASYVDDAREAGISVHELLTRLAATREIGEHGLVALDWHSGNRSVLVDHELSGVVVGQTLATRAEDTYRALLEATAFGTRTIIETFDRAGVPVTELIVAGGLVKNPLLMQIYADVTNLPLSVAGSAQSPALGSAIHAAVAAGAHPDVPAAALAMGSVRRAVHRPIAENVKAYDDLYAEYAALHDYFGRGTNDVMHRLAARRRAARKGQHR